The Methylobacterium currus genome contains a region encoding:
- a CDS encoding PAS domain-containing protein, with protein MSALPPALDYRSLFESAPHPYLVLDPEGHVVAANQAYRRTRRDDEECGPDDLVGRHLRELCPGEDAPLQASIARAVATGRPDTVAEGGAWSVTHIPVRDAAGTVGVVLHHRTGPAAPPASGAVALQGASSQETLALQEAHQRQEQIFQQMPGFVAVLRGPAHVFEYVNDAYVTIAGERDFVGHTVREAFPELVDQGFYELLDTVYRTGRPFAARAMPILLAGDEAERAIDLLYQPLRDGTGSVTGIFVGGYDVTEQVRSQAALRDSEDRYRTLLESIDVGFCILEMKFDGAGRAVDYRIAEANPAFARQTGADVAGLWVSEFAPDLERHWFDTYGRVALTGEPIHFENQADVFGRWFDVRALRVGDPALARVAVFFSDISDRKRMEEALRVLNASLEEQVAQRTAERDQIWQASTDLFCVATLDGYFVSLNPAWTALLGWSEGELLARPFLDFVHPDDGPATVAAAADLARGKPLPTFENRYRHRDGSHRWLSWNAVPRDGRIYATVRDVTALKAQSAALAQAEEALRQSQKMEAVGQLTGGVAHDFNNLLTIIRSSVDFLRRPELPEARKARYLDAVSDTVDRAAKLTGQLLAFARRQALSPAVFDVGEKVRGVADMLDTVTGARVRVVVAVPDEPCFVRADLSQFETALINMAVNARDAMEAEGTLTLSLTGSVPMPPIRGHAGSQNAFAAVSLTDTGPGVSPDLIGRIFEPFFTTKEVGKGTGLGLSQVFGFAKQSGGDVDVTSRPDGGATFTLYLPEAPAIADPGAGSATGASASPMGAGESVLVVEDNIEVGRFCTQILQDLGYRTTWATHAEEALDRLGADGAGFDVVFSDVVMPGMGGLALAHELRRRLPRLPVVLASGYSHVLAQDDAHGFELLHKPYSAEQLGQILRRVTGPGSARRAR; from the coding sequence ATGAGCGCCCTGCCGCCGGCCCTGGATTACCGGAGCCTCTTCGAGTCAGCGCCCCATCCCTATCTGGTCCTTGATCCGGAGGGCCACGTCGTAGCGGCGAATCAGGCCTATCGCCGGACCCGTCGCGACGACGAGGAGTGCGGCCCGGACGACCTCGTCGGCCGGCATCTCCGAGAGCTGTGCCCGGGCGAGGACGCCCCGTTGCAGGCCTCGATCGCCCGCGCGGTCGCGACCGGCCGGCCCGACACGGTGGCGGAAGGCGGCGCCTGGAGCGTCACTCACATCCCGGTGCGCGATGCCGCCGGCACGGTCGGCGTGGTGCTGCACCACAGGACCGGCCCGGCGGCCCCGCCGGCTTCCGGGGCCGTCGCCTTGCAGGGCGCCTCGTCGCAGGAAACCTTGGCCCTGCAGGAGGCGCATCAGCGGCAGGAGCAGATCTTTCAGCAGATGCCCGGCTTCGTCGCGGTGCTGCGCGGACCCGCCCACGTCTTCGAATACGTCAACGACGCCTACGTGACGATCGCCGGCGAGCGCGACTTCGTCGGCCACACCGTGCGCGAGGCCTTTCCCGAGCTGGTCGACCAGGGCTTCTACGAGCTTCTCGACACGGTCTACCGCACCGGCCGGCCCTTCGCCGCCCGTGCCATGCCGATCCTCCTCGCCGGCGACGAGGCCGAGCGCGCCATCGACCTCCTGTACCAGCCGCTGCGGGACGGGACGGGGTCGGTCACCGGCATCTTCGTCGGCGGCTACGACGTCACCGAGCAGGTCCGCTCGCAAGCGGCCCTGCGCGACAGCGAGGACCGCTACCGTACCCTGCTCGAGAGCATCGATGTCGGGTTCTGCATCCTCGAGATGAAGTTCGACGGCGCGGGCCGCGCCGTCGATTACCGGATCGCCGAGGCCAACCCGGCCTTCGCCCGCCAGACCGGGGCCGACGTCGCGGGGTTGTGGGTGAGCGAGTTCGCCCCCGATCTCGAGCGGCACTGGTTCGATACCTATGGCCGCGTCGCGCTGACCGGCGAGCCGATCCATTTCGAGAACCAGGCCGACGTATTCGGGCGCTGGTTCGACGTGCGGGCCTTGCGGGTCGGCGACCCGGCGCTGGCCAGGGTCGCGGTGTTCTTCAGCGACATCTCGGACCGCAAGCGCATGGAGGAGGCGCTGCGGGTGCTCAACGCCTCGCTGGAGGAGCAGGTCGCCCAGCGTACCGCCGAGCGCGACCAGATCTGGCAGGCCTCGACCGACCTGTTCTGCGTCGCCACCCTCGACGGGTACTTCGTCAGCCTCAACCCGGCCTGGACCGCGCTCCTCGGCTGGAGCGAGGGCGAGCTCCTGGCCCGCCCGTTCCTCGACTTCGTGCATCCGGATGACGGGCCGGCGACGGTCGCGGCGGCCGCGGACCTGGCGCGGGGCAAGCCGCTGCCGACCTTCGAGAACCGCTACCGGCACCGGGACGGCTCGCATCGCTGGCTGTCCTGGAACGCCGTGCCGCGGGACGGGCGCATCTACGCCACGGTGCGCGACGTCACGGCGCTCAAGGCGCAATCCGCCGCCCTGGCCCAGGCCGAGGAGGCGTTGCGCCAGTCGCAGAAGATGGAGGCGGTGGGCCAGCTGACCGGGGGCGTGGCGCACGACTTCAACAACCTGCTCACCATCATCCGCTCGTCGGTGGATTTCCTGCGCCGGCCCGAGCTGCCGGAGGCGCGCAAGGCGCGCTACCTCGACGCGGTCTCCGACACGGTCGACCGCGCCGCCAAGCTCACCGGCCAGCTCCTCGCCTTCGCCCGCCGCCAGGCCCTGTCGCCGGCGGTGTTCGATGTCGGCGAGAAGGTGCGGGGCGTGGCCGACATGCTCGACACGGTCACGGGCGCCCGGGTGCGGGTGGTGGTGGCGGTGCCGGACGAGCCGTGCTTCGTGCGCGCCGACCTCAGCCAGTTCGAGACGGCACTCATCAACATGGCGGTCAATGCCCGCGACGCCATGGAGGCCGAGGGCACGCTCACCCTGAGCCTGACCGGCAGCGTCCCGATGCCGCCGATCCGGGGCCATGCCGGCTCGCAGAACGCCTTCGCGGCGGTCTCGCTGACCGATACCGGGCCGGGCGTGTCGCCGGACCTGATCGGCCGCATCTTCGAGCCGTTCTTCACCACCAAGGAGGTCGGCAAGGGCACGGGCTTGGGCTTGAGCCAGGTCTTCGGCTTCGCCAAGCAATCGGGCGGCGACGTCGACGTGACGAGCCGGCCGGACGGCGGCGCCACCTTCACCCTCTATCTGCCGGAAGCCCCGGCCATCGCCGATCCCGGCGCCGGGAGCGCCACCGGCGCCTCGGCCTCGCCGATGGGCGCCGGCGAGAGCGTGCTCGTGGTCGAGGACAACATCGAGGTCGGCCGCTTCTGCACCCAGATCCTGCAGGATCTCGGCTACCGCACCACCTGGGCGACCCATGCCGAGGAGGCGCTCGACCGGCTCGGCGCCGACGGGGCCGGGTTCGACGTGGTCTTCTCCGACGTGGTGATGCCCGGCATGGGTGGCCTCGCGCTCGCCCACGAGCTGCGCCGTCGCCTGCCGCGCCTGCCGGTGGTGCTCGCCTCGGGCTATAGCCACGTGCTCGCCCAGGACGACGCCCACGGCTTCGAGCTTCTGCACAAGCCGTACTCGGCCGAGCAGCTCGGGCAGATCCTGCGCCGGGTCACCGGGCCGGGATCGGCGCGCCGGGCGCGGTGA